A genomic segment from Prochlorothrix hollandica PCC 9006 = CALU 1027 encodes:
- a CDS encoding class I SAM-dependent methyltransferase, whose translation MDPSPIALPYFDALLASLEAGDPDLELAFGRHVHWGYWENPRTATQTAADFGAAAEHLTQAVYRAAQVTEGDRVLDVGCGFGGTIASLNENFQQLELTGLNIDPRQLERARQQVRPQHQNSITFVEGNACALPFADHSFDRVLAVECIFHFPDRRQFFQEALRVLKPGGRLALSDFVPTPLLLPLIQLNRAIVKDPGFYGQVQSACTLADYRALAQSVGLTVAVEQDITRNTLPTYDYLWQLGTAMKPVDWSAWSQTATIALVSRLALLQYLILGFAKPC comes from the coding sequence ATGGACCCCTCCCCCATTGCCCTGCCCTACTTTGATGCCCTATTGGCCAGCCTCGAAGCTGGTGATCCCGATTTGGAATTGGCCTTTGGTCGCCATGTCCACTGGGGCTATTGGGAAAACCCCCGCACTGCCACCCAGACTGCCGCTGACTTTGGCGCTGCGGCTGAGCATTTGACCCAGGCCGTATATCGCGCTGCCCAGGTGACGGAAGGCGATCGGGTTTTAGATGTGGGCTGTGGCTTTGGAGGAACCATCGCCAGCCTCAACGAAAATTTCCAGCAGTTAGAGCTAACGGGTCTGAACATTGACCCTCGGCAACTGGAGCGGGCACGGCAACAGGTCCGCCCCCAGCACCAGAACAGCATTACCTTCGTGGAAGGCAACGCCTGTGCCTTGCCCTTTGCCGATCACAGCTTCGATCGTGTCCTCGCCGTGGAATGTATTTTTCATTTTCCCGATCGTCGCCAATTTTTCCAAGAAGCCCTGCGGGTCCTCAAACCAGGGGGACGCTTGGCCTTGTCGGACTTTGTCCCCACGCCTCTGCTCTTGCCCTTAATCCAGTTGAACCGGGCCATCGTCAAGGATCCAGGATTTTACGGTCAAGTGCAAAGCGCTTGCACCCTGGCAGACTATCGCGCCCTGGCCCAGTCCGTGGGTCTGACCGTTGCGGTGGAACAGGATATTACCCGCAACACTCTGCCCACCTATGACTATCTCTGGCAGTTGGGCACAGCCATGAAACCCGTAGACTGGTCGGCCTGGAGTCAAACCGCCACGATCGCCCTGGTCAGCCGCCTTGCCTTGTTGCAATATTTAATCCTAGGCTTTGCTAAACCCTGTTAA
- a CDS encoding DUF3119 family protein, with protein MIQSLFKPFRSRPKTYTAVELRPSYRVPLGLLILAGILALVQPIVATVVGLLGLLLVVQTKTLRFCFTETAFDLYRGQTCIRSFPYANWSNWRIFWTPVPILFYFREVNSIHFLPIVFDPQTLQACLEERCPRLD; from the coding sequence ATGATTCAGTCCCTGTTTAAGCCCTTCCGCTCCCGGCCCAAAACCTATACTGCCGTAGAGCTGCGCCCCAGCTACCGGGTTCCCCTGGGGTTGCTGATCCTGGCTGGGATCCTGGCCCTGGTGCAGCCGATCGTCGCCACCGTGGTGGGGCTGCTGGGGTTATTGCTGGTGGTGCAGACGAAAACCCTCCGCTTCTGTTTTACGGAAACCGCCTTTGATCTCTACCGGGGGCAAACCTGTATCCGCAGCTTTCCCTATGCCAACTGGAGTAATTGGCGCATTTTCTGGACCCCGGTGCCCATTCTGTTCTATTTCCGGGAAGTGAACAGCATTCATTTTTTGCCGATCGTCTTCGATCCCCAAACCCTCCAAGCCTGTCTTGAAGAACGCTGCCCCCGCCTGGACTAA
- a CDS encoding arsenosugar biosynthesis-associated peroxidase-like protein, whose protein sequence is MADAYYKPEHLPNFGSIGEGNPALAQKFFDYYQSVFEEGTLSKREKALIALAVAHTVQCPYCIEAYSKSALQEGSDLEEMTEAVHVATAIRGGASLIHGLQMLDHVNQVSI, encoded by the coding sequence ATGGCTGACGCTTACTACAAGCCTGAACACCTGCCCAACTTCGGCAGCATTGGGGAGGGTAACCCCGCCCTGGCCCAAAAGTTTTTTGACTATTATCAGTCTGTATTTGAGGAAGGCACCCTCTCGAAGCGGGAAAAGGCGCTGATTGCCCTAGCCGTTGCCCATACGGTGCAGTGTCCCTATTGCATTGAAGCCTATAGCAAGTCTGCGCTCCAGGAAGGGTCTGATCTGGAGGAAATGACCGAGGCGGTCCATGTGGCCACGGCCATCCGGGGCGGCGCATCGTTGATCCATGGTCTCCAGATGCTGGATCATGTGAACCAGGTATCCATCTAA
- the plsY gene encoding glycerol-3-phosphate 1-O-acyltransferase PlsY: MALSLAAVVGIFLLAYLLGSIPPGYLAGRWLKGIDIREEGSGSTGATNVLRTVGKGPALVVFLLDILKGTGAVMLGAYLYDQLATPLPPLDAPWVGCISGVIALLGHSKPVWLSFRGGKSVATALGVVFGMNWLVALGTFGIFGITLALFRIVSLGSLAGAIGVNALMWATGQPLAYKFFALMSALSIFWRHQANIQRLVAGTEPKIGQPIPQKAEVS; encoded by the coding sequence ATGGCCCTCTCCCTTGCCGCAGTGGTCGGCATTTTTCTCCTCGCCTACCTCTTGGGTTCCATCCCCCCCGGTTACTTGGCCGGTCGCTGGCTCAAGGGCATTGACATCCGGGAGGAAGGCTCCGGCTCCACCGGTGCCACCAATGTCCTGCGCACCGTGGGCAAAGGTCCGGCCCTGGTGGTGTTTTTGCTGGATATCCTCAAGGGCACCGGCGCTGTAATGTTGGGAGCCTATCTCTACGACCAATTGGCCACCCCCCTCCCTCCCCTCGATGCCCCATGGGTGGGCTGCATTTCCGGGGTCATCGCCCTGTTAGGCCACAGCAAGCCCGTGTGGTTAAGTTTTCGCGGCGGTAAATCCGTAGCCACCGCCTTGGGGGTCGTCTTTGGTATGAACTGGCTGGTGGCCCTGGGAACCTTCGGCATTTTCGGCATCACCCTCGCCCTGTTTCGCATCGTCTCCCTGGGTTCCCTGGCGGGGGCGATCGGGGTCAACGCCCTGATGTGGGCCACGGGCCAACCCTTGGCCTACAAGTTTTTCGCCTTGATGTCGGCCCTCTCCATTTTCTGGCGACACCAAGCCAACATCCAACGGCTCGTGGCGGGCACAGAACCCAAAATCGGCCAACCCATCCCCCAAAAAGCAGAGGTCTCTTAA
- a CDS encoding Uma2 family endonuclease: MVRTTPVNPTKVVNFEEFVQWCPEGSTERYELHGGTVVAMPKPKGKHSQIAGFLMTELSVEIRRLGLPYFVPRECVVKTGEWSGYEPDVIVLDRQILAGDGAWERASTVDRSEAVRLVVEVVSGNWSDDYALKLDAYEGLGIAEYWIVDYLGLGGRKFIGTPKQPTFSVYSLSDNFSDNLSDKEYAVKQFRGRETIVSSVFPDLRLRAEEVFGAGA, from the coding sequence ATGGTCAGGACAACCCCGGTTAACCCTACAAAAGTAGTTAATTTTGAAGAGTTCGTGCAGTGGTGCCCGGAAGGATCTACGGAGCGCTATGAGCTGCATGGGGGAACCGTTGTTGCGATGCCAAAGCCAAAGGGGAAGCATTCCCAAATCGCGGGCTTTTTGATGACTGAGTTGAGCGTCGAGATTCGACGGTTGGGGTTGCCCTATTTTGTGCCTCGGGAGTGTGTGGTCAAGACAGGAGAGTGGTCGGGTTATGAACCCGATGTGATTGTGTTGGATCGGCAGATCTTGGCAGGTGATGGGGCTTGGGAAAGGGCTTCAACGGTGGATCGGAGTGAGGCTGTTCGGTTGGTGGTGGAAGTGGTCAGTGGAAATTGGAGTGATGATTATGCGTTGAAGCTAGATGCCTATGAGGGTTTGGGGATTGCAGAGTATTGGATTGTGGACTATTTGGGCTTGGGGGGAAGAAAGTTTATTGGTACACCCAAGCAACCGACGTTTTCTGTGTATTCTTTGTCAGATAATTTTTCAGATAATTTGTCAGATAAAGAATATGCTGTGAAGCAGTTTCGAGGCCGAGAGACGATCGTCTCCTCAGTCTTTCCAGACCTGCGGCTAAGGGCAGAAGAGGTATTTGGGGCTGGGGCTTGA
- the fmt gene encoding methionyl-tRNA formyltransferase yields MRVVFFGTPQFAVPSLQILLDSPHGDVVAVVTQPDKRRGRGSQLTPSPIKTLALAHDIPVWQPPRLRKDGDTLALLEASQADFFAVVAYGQLLPPSVLAMARLGCINVHGSLLPAYRGAAPIQWCLYHGERQTGITTMLMDEGMDTGAMIQTLPLEIPLVMQAQELADLLAPLGAKLLRETLEQRWAGNLTVTPQDSSQATYAPLITKEHYCLDWHRSALDLHNQVRGFFPHCTTSLQGQGLKIKGTLPLGLGLTLPEAYGDLQGWSLDPTIAPSPPPPGTLVGLIKQRGPVIQTGAGALLLTQVQLAGKREQSGWDFANGLRLQVGDRLGS; encoded by the coding sequence ATGCGTGTTGTCTTTTTTGGTACCCCCCAGTTTGCGGTACCCTCCCTCCAAATTCTCCTCGACTCTCCCCACGGTGACGTGGTGGCCGTGGTCACCCAGCCCGATAAACGGCGGGGACGTGGCTCCCAGCTCACCCCCTCCCCCATCAAAACCCTAGCCCTGGCCCATGACATCCCCGTGTGGCAACCGCCCCGGCTGCGCAAAGACGGGGACACCCTGGCGCTCCTGGAAGCTAGCCAAGCCGACTTTTTTGCGGTGGTGGCCTATGGTCAACTGCTGCCCCCCTCGGTGCTGGCTATGGCTCGCCTGGGCTGCATCAATGTCCATGGCTCCCTCCTCCCGGCCTACCGGGGAGCCGCCCCCATCCAGTGGTGCCTCTACCATGGGGAACGGCAAACAGGCATCACCACCATGCTCATGGATGAAGGCATGGACACGGGAGCCATGATTCAAACCCTGCCCTTAGAGATTCCCCTAGTGATGCAGGCCCAGGAACTGGCCGATCTCCTGGCTCCCCTCGGCGCGAAGCTACTGCGGGAGACCCTGGAGCAACGCTGGGCAGGGAATTTGACGGTGACCCCCCAGGACTCCAGCCAAGCCACCTATGCCCCGTTAATTACCAAGGAGCATTACTGTCTCGATTGGCACCGATCGGCCCTGGATCTCCATAACCAGGTGCGGGGCTTTTTCCCCCACTGCACCACCAGCCTCCAGGGCCAAGGTCTCAAGATCAAAGGCACCCTTCCCCTGGGGCTAGGGCTAACCCTACCGGAGGCTTACGGGGATTTGCAAGGGTGGAGCCTAGACCCCACGATCGCCCCCAGCCCACCCCCACCGGGAACCCTGGTCGGGCTGATCAAACAGCGGGGTCCCGTCATTCAAACCGGTGCCGGTGCCCTCCTGTTGACCCAGGTGCAGTTAGCCGGGAAACGGGAACAGTCCGGTTGGGACTTTGCCAATGGCTTGCGGCTCCAGGTGGGCGATCGCCTGGGATCCTAG
- a CDS encoding ATP-binding cassette domain-containing protein yields the protein MAIPAFRLNQVSKTSGNGTLALHNMTLTIDRGQFVSLVGSSGCGKSRVLRLLSGLEQPTAGSISLGSDDITRNQLHGDLMKTLTLNPSPRAGEGL from the coding sequence ATGGCTATCCCCGCTTTTCGCTTAAACCAGGTCAGCAAAACCTCTGGCAATGGAACCCTGGCCCTCCACAATATGACCCTAACCATTGACCGAGGTCAATTTGTCAGCCTTGTGGGATCGTCCGGCTGTGGCAAAAGTAGGGTATTGCGACTGTTGTCGGGCTTAGAGCAACCCACGGCAGGCTCCATCAGCCTGGGATCTGATGACATTACCCGGAACCAACTCCATGGGGATCTGATGAAGACCCTCACCCTAAATCCCTCTCCCAGAGCGGGAGAGGGACTTTGA
- a CDS encoding ABC transporter permease — MAMASRVLSKLLPHRNLNSWRLKFDLLRTLVRRDLEARYKGSVLGNFWPVINQLSQLLIYTYVFAVVLKVKLSLKGVAGDDSLVFGLWLFAGLVPWIAFTTGLMAGSGSVVAQPNLVKKVVFPLELLPLVPVLSAFVESMFGLALLIVFVAFVSGSLHPTLALLPLVWIPQLLLTAGLSYLLAGFTTFLRDIPQILGVVINLWFYLTPIVYPVSVIPDQIRPWVFRLNPIAALAEVYRDLILQGTITYWREWIILGIVSGLVFTLGFGVYKRLRSGFADVL, encoded by the coding sequence ATGGCCATGGCCTCTAGGGTTTTATCGAAACTATTACCCCATCGGAATCTCAATTCCTGGCGACTGAAATTTGATTTACTGCGAACCCTAGTTAGGCGTGACCTAGAAGCCCGTTATAAAGGGTCTGTGTTGGGTAATTTCTGGCCGGTCATTAACCAGTTATCCCAACTATTAATCTACACCTATGTTTTTGCCGTCGTCCTTAAGGTCAAGCTGAGTCTCAAGGGGGTGGCCGGGGATGATTCCCTGGTGTTTGGTCTCTGGTTATTTGCTGGCTTAGTCCCTTGGATTGCCTTTACCACCGGCTTAATGGCTGGGTCCGGCAGTGTCGTGGCCCAGCCCAACTTAGTCAAGAAAGTTGTTTTTCCTCTAGAACTATTGCCCCTGGTTCCCGTGCTCTCGGCCTTCGTCGAAAGTATGTTTGGCTTGGCTCTGCTCATTGTTTTTGTGGCGTTTGTGTCGGGTAGCCTTCATCCCACCCTGGCCTTATTGCCCTTGGTCTGGATCCCCCAACTGTTACTAACAGCGGGGCTGAGCTACCTACTGGCAGGATTCACCACCTTTTTACGGGACATTCCCCAAATCCTTGGGGTTGTAATTAACCTTTGGTTTTATTTAACGCCGATCGTTTACCCCGTGTCCGTCATCCCCGATCAAATTCGCCCTTGGGTCTTTCGCCTTAATCCGATCGCGGCCCTAGCAGAGGTGTATCGAGACTTGATTCTCCAGGGCACCATTACCTATTGGCGGGAATGGATCATTTTAGGAATCGTCTCAGGTTTAGTGTTTACCCTGGGGTTTGGAGTTTATAAGCGACTGCGATCGGGCTTTGCCGATGTCCTGTAA
- a CDS encoding IS66 family transposase: protein LWHQFRQQTLSRLELQDRIQPLRQQLQACLEEGASFSVGYREQTPLAKTVRTCRQLLKQEVSLWTFVHHEGVEPTNNAAERSLRPAVIARKLSFGSRSRQGSQFVARLLTVTSSLKVQQRPILDFLTDACRAHRYHLAPPSLLPPAES, encoded by the coding sequence TCTGTGGCATCAGTTCCGACAGCAAACCCTCTCCCGTCTTGAACTCCAAGACCGCATCCAGCCGCTGCGTCAGCAACTTCAGGCGTGTTTGGAGGAGGGGGCTAGTTTCAGCGTGGGCTATCGGGAGCAGACTCCCCTGGCCAAGACGGTGCGCACCTGTCGCCAACTCCTCAAGCAGGAGGTTTCCCTCTGGACGTTTGTCCACCATGAGGGTGTTGAACCCACCAATAATGCAGCGGAGCGCTCCCTCCGACCAGCGGTGATTGCTCGCAAACTCAGCTTTGGCTCTCGGTCTCGACAGGGTAGCCAGTTTGTGGCCCGTCTGTTGACGGTCACCTCTTCTCTCAAGGTTCAACAACGTCCCATTCTGGACTTCCTCACGGACGCTTGTCGTGCCCATCGCTACCACCTCGCTCCTCCTTCTCTTCTCCCTCCCGCTGAGTCCTAA
- the bioA gene encoding adenosylmethionine--8-amino-7-oxononanoate transaminase: MHPHLWYPFTAAKTAPTPLKVKAGQGVWLELDNGQRILDCISSWWVNLHGHSHPAIAAAIAHQAQTLEHVIFAGFSHDPAEQLAEKLVQKLPGDLNRVFFSDNGSTAVEVALKMAYQYWHNQGQARSTFLAFEGAYHGDTFGAMAVGARSLFNAAFDTLMFAVDTVPFPATFQGDETVAEQERQSLAAIATQIDQAPHAYAALILEPLVQGAGGMRMCRPEFVAQVVQCCRERGVLVIFDEVMTGFGRTGDWFACLKAGVQPDLICLSKGLTGGFLPLSVTVATETIYQGFYSDEPQKTLYHGHSYTANPLGCAAALASWDLTTAAEPQFQALAALHHQGLARLRHHKGVTQCRVMGTIAAFNWVTDQPGYLNQWGQWIRQQAIAQGLLLRPLGNVLYVLPPYCITAAELSQVYDGIDKILAQAPDF, translated from the coding sequence ATGCATCCCCATCTTTGGTATCCCTTCACCGCCGCCAAAACCGCCCCCACCCCCCTGAAGGTTAAAGCAGGGCAGGGGGTGTGGTTAGAACTAGACAATGGCCAGCGCATCCTCGACTGCATTTCCAGTTGGTGGGTTAACCTCCATGGCCACAGTCACCCGGCCATTGCCGCCGCCATTGCCCACCAAGCCCAGACCCTAGAGCATGTGATTTTTGCGGGCTTTAGCCATGACCCCGCTGAACAGTTAGCAGAAAAACTGGTACAGAAGCTACCTGGTGACCTGAATCGGGTCTTTTTCTCCGATAACGGATCCACAGCGGTGGAAGTGGCCCTAAAAATGGCCTATCAGTATTGGCACAACCAGGGACAGGCCCGATCGACCTTTTTGGCCTTCGAGGGGGCATACCATGGGGATACCTTTGGAGCCATGGCGGTGGGGGCGCGATCGCTGTTCAATGCCGCCTTCGACACCCTGATGTTTGCGGTGGATACGGTCCCCTTTCCCGCCACGTTTCAAGGGGACGAGACGGTGGCGGAGCAGGAACGCCAGAGTTTGGCGGCGATCGCCACCCAGATAGACCAAGCCCCCCACGCCTATGCCGCCCTGATTCTGGAACCCTTGGTGCAAGGGGCCGGGGGAATGCGGATGTGTCGTCCGGAATTTGTGGCCCAGGTGGTGCAGTGCTGCCGGGAACGGGGCGTTTTGGTTATTTTTGATGAGGTGATGACGGGCTTCGGGCGCACGGGGGACTGGTTTGCTTGCCTCAAGGCAGGGGTTCAACCGGATTTAATCTGTTTATCCAAAGGCTTAACGGGGGGATTTCTGCCCCTGTCCGTGACCGTGGCCACGGAAACCATTTACCAAGGCTTTTACAGCGATGAACCCCAGAAAACCCTTTACCATGGCCACAGTTACACGGCGAACCCCCTGGGCTGTGCAGCGGCCCTCGCCAGTTGGGACCTGACCACGGCGGCGGAACCCCAGTTCCAAGCCTTGGCGGCACTGCATCACCAGGGACTCGCCCGCCTCCGCCACCACAAAGGGGTAACCCAATGCCGAGTCATGGGGACGATCGCCGCCTTTAATTGGGTCACAGACCAGCCCGGTTACCTGAACCAATGGGGCCAGTGGATCCGCCAGCAGGCGATCGCCCAGGGTCTCCTGCTGCGCCCCCTCGGTAATGTCCTCTATGTTCTGCCCCCCTACTGCATCACAGCGGCAGAGCTAAGCCAGGTCTACGACGGTATCGACAAAATCTTGGCCCAAGCCCCTGATTTCTAA
- a CDS encoding protochlorophyllide reductase, producing the protein MAEHQTPTVVITGASSGVGLYAAKSMAKRNWHVIMACRNLEKTETVAQEVGIPKDSYTAIHLDLASIKSVHQFVADFRATGRSLDALVCNAAIYLPLEKTPLRSEDGYEISMATNHLGHFLLCNLMLEDMKKSTYGDRRMVILGTVTANPKELGGKIPIPAPPDLGDLQGMEAGFKSPIAMADGKIFKSGKAYKDSKLCNMLTMRELHRRYREETNIVFNALYPGCVAETGLFRNHFSLFRTIFPWFQKNITGGYVSQEMAGERVAQVAADEGFGVSGVYWSWGNRQEDGRNSFMQEISNEALDESKAIKLWDLSAKLVGMPST; encoded by the coding sequence ATGGCAGAACATCAAACACCTACGGTTGTGATCACGGGAGCCTCCTCTGGGGTGGGGCTATATGCCGCGAAGTCCATGGCGAAGCGCAACTGGCATGTGATCATGGCCTGTCGCAACCTGGAAAAAACCGAAACTGTGGCCCAAGAAGTGGGAATCCCCAAGGACTCCTACACCGCCATTCACTTGGATCTGGCCTCCATCAAAAGCGTCCATCAATTTGTGGCTGACTTCCGCGCCACGGGCCGGTCCTTAGATGCCTTGGTCTGCAACGCCGCCATTTATCTACCCCTGGAGAAAACGCCCCTGCGATCGGAAGATGGCTATGAAATTTCCATGGCCACCAATCATTTGGGGCATTTTCTGCTGTGCAATTTAATGCTGGAGGATATGAAAAAATCCACCTATGGCGATCGACGCATGGTGATTCTGGGCACCGTCACCGCCAATCCCAAGGAACTGGGGGGCAAAATTCCCATTCCCGCACCGCCGGATCTGGGGGATCTCCAAGGCATGGAAGCGGGCTTTAAATCTCCGATCGCCATGGCTGATGGCAAAATCTTTAAGTCTGGTAAAGCCTACAAGGACAGCAAACTCTGCAACATGCTGACCATGCGGGAACTGCACCGCCGTTATCGTGAAGAGACTAACATTGTTTTCAACGCCCTATATCCGGGTTGCGTGGCTGAAACTGGGCTATTTCGCAATCATTTCTCCCTGTTTCGCACCATTTTCCCCTGGTTCCAAAAGAATATTACCGGGGGCTATGTGTCCCAAGAAATGGCGGGAGAACGGGTCGCCCAAGTGGCAGCCGATGAAGGCTTTGGGGTCTCTGGAGTCTATTGGAGTTGGGGCAATCGCCAAGAGGACGGTCGCAATTCCTTTATGCAGGAAATTTCCAACGAAGCCCTGGATGAGTCCAAAGCCATTAAGCTCTGGGATCTGAGCGCCAAGTTGGTGGGGATGCCCTCCACTTAA
- a CDS encoding DUF3086 domain-containing protein → MNSENFPSPDRRPDSPGDTPPEEQRPLLNLGTSRPTPAPEDGAAAAIDRQRDSNPFPSVNSPAESPGASGYPKPGSIDPRLSQFEYPQNPSPLGQPPRDRPGEQPDPNDLELDLPAPFTSPPTNDPSPEPEEDVWGDAVPTTPPTRSGGDRSEPLGEFSYTDNALDFPLEAAAFSAIQGNNSPKDPDPTPPSPSPSPSPDAAVTPGTEPPEAHQDATSPKPDSTSLGSAPELQTLQAQKAQLLGELADLEEQIAILQDELLEAKHALSTMIREGCRELKERRQALKLSIEQLEQRQERIQTEMRQNFAGASQDLAVRVQSFKTFLVGSLQDLAVAADDLKLVPEATPAPAPAAPTPATPSPGSPSAARIPRFAEQSFTEESEEIRQLLDQYRTKPDYYGPPWQLRRTFEPIHGDRVSSWFFQQGGRGAVRSLGGRTQNILVASAVISILNYFYGEQLSALILANSPERLGEWRRGLQDCLGIARSDFGPNRGIALFEDPLPLAQRADRILRTGNLPLILIDESESTIDLSVLQFPLWLAFAQDPSDRRTQEFF, encoded by the coding sequence ATGAATTCTGAGAACTTTCCGTCCCCGGACCGTCGCCCCGACTCCCCAGGGGACACCCCCCCAGAAGAACAGCGTCCCTTGTTGAACTTGGGCACCTCCCGTCCAACCCCTGCCCCAGAGGATGGAGCAGCGGCGGCGATCGATCGCCAGCGGGACTCTAACCCTTTCCCATCCGTCAACTCCCCAGCCGAATCCCCAGGGGCATCGGGGTATCCCAAACCGGGCAGCATTGACCCTCGCCTCTCCCAATTTGAATATCCCCAGAACCCTAGCCCCCTGGGACAACCTCCCCGCGATCGCCCGGGGGAGCAACCCGATCCCAATGACTTGGAACTAGATTTGCCCGCCCCCTTCACCTCACCCCCCACGAACGATCCAAGCCCTGAGCCGGAGGAGGATGTCTGGGGTGATGCTGTGCCAACCACCCCACCGACCCGGAGCGGCGGCGATCGATCGGAACCCTTAGGGGAATTCAGCTATACCGACAACGCCCTCGATTTCCCCTTGGAAGCTGCCGCCTTTAGCGCGATTCAGGGCAATAATAGCCCCAAGGATCCGGATCCTACCCCTCCCTCTCCCTCTCCCTCTCCCTCTCCTGATGCTGCCGTTACACCCGGGACAGAACCCCCTGAAGCCCATCAGGATGCCACGAGTCCAAAGCCAGACAGTACCAGCCTAGGATCTGCACCAGAGCTACAAACGCTCCAGGCCCAAAAAGCCCAACTTCTGGGGGAACTGGCCGATCTAGAAGAACAGATCGCCATCCTCCAAGATGAACTGCTGGAAGCCAAACATGCCCTCAGCACCATGATTCGGGAAGGCTGTCGAGAACTGAAAGAGCGTCGCCAAGCCCTGAAATTATCCATTGAACAGTTAGAACAGCGGCAAGAGCGGATCCAAACGGAAATGCGCCAAAACTTCGCCGGAGCCTCCCAAGACCTGGCGGTCCGAGTCCAAAGCTTTAAAACCTTCCTCGTTGGTAGCCTCCAAGACTTAGCCGTGGCCGCCGATGACCTAAAACTGGTACCCGAAGCGACCCCAGCCCCCGCTCCTGCTGCCCCCACCCCGGCAACCCCCAGCCCTGGATCCCCCTCAGCCGCCCGCATCCCCCGCTTCGCAGAGCAGAGCTTTACGGAGGAATCAGAAGAAATTCGCCAACTCCTGGATCAATATCGCACTAAGCCCGACTACTACGGTCCCCCCTGGCAACTGCGGCGCACCTTTGAGCCAATCCACGGCGATCGGGTGTCCAGTTGGTTTTTCCAGCAGGGGGGCCGGGGGGCTGTGCGTTCCCTGGGGGGTCGCACCCAAAATATTTTGGTGGCCTCAGCCGTGATCTCGATCCTCAACTACTTCTACGGGGAGCAATTATCAGCCCTGATTCTAGCCAATAGTCCCGAACGTCTGGGAGAATGGCGACGGGGCTTGCAGGATTGCCTGGGCATTGCCCGCTCTGACTTTGGACCGAACCGGGGCATCGCCCTCTTTGAGGATCCCCTGCCCTTGGCCCAACGGGCCGATCGCATCCTCCGCACCGGTAACCTGCCCCTGATCCTCATCGATGAATCGGAATCAACGATCGATCTATCGGTGCTGCAATTCCCCCTGTGGCTGGCCTTTGCCCAGGATCCCTCCGATCGTCGCACTCAGGAGTTCTTCTAG
- a CDS encoding septal ring lytic transglycosylase RlpA family protein: protein MRFLSLLLSVPVVLMAAPAHAELATVYAGYYNGSPTASGEPYSDQKLTAAHPSLPLGSYVRVSRENLSVVVKINDRCGCDIDLSLAAAQALGFGRSTRTVRVERVTPGADGTQPSTATGDRVTSFTVGRLPDGAGGAIEFLQ from the coding sequence ATGCGATTTTTAAGCCTACTGCTGTCGGTGCCTGTGGTTTTGATGGCCGCCCCTGCCCACGCAGAACTTGCGACGGTCTACGCCGGTTACTATAACGGCAGTCCCACCGCTTCCGGTGAACCCTACTCCGACCAAAAACTAACCGCTGCCCATCCCAGTTTGCCCTTAGGCAGCTATGTGCGGGTTAGCCGGGAGAATCTCAGTGTGGTGGTGAAAATTAACGATCGCTGTGGTTGTGACATTGACTTAAGTTTGGCCGCAGCCCAGGCTCTGGGATTTGGACGCAGTACCCGTACCGTGCGGGTGGAGCGGGTCACCCCTGGGGCAGATGGAACCCAACCCAGCACAGCAACGGGCGATCGAGTCACCAGCTTTACCGTGGGTCGCTTGCCTGATGGGGCCGGAGGGGCGATCGAGTTCCTGCAATAG
- a CDS encoding Uma2 family endonuclease, which produces MATTLTAEQLDALARGHFIATTPVLTLQQFLAQPTIEDSPAWEFMGGQALQKPMPSLFHSRLQRNLVNRLNQSALGWEAIQELRCVLPEFSPVPDIVVVRIDRLGNEDSPLEGAPDWLIEIRSLGQGTLELQRKILACLQQGTALAWLIDWHQQQVWVWEGDSLPKAYEGGEVLPVLPGFPSLTVDQVLAFTQAKL; this is translated from the coding sequence ATGGCTACAACCTTGACCGCTGAGCAGTTAGATGCCCTAGCCCGTGGGCATTTTATAGCGACTACGCCTGTTTTGACTCTCCAGCAGTTTTTAGCCCAGCCCACCATTGAAGACTCGCCTGCTTGGGAGTTCATGGGGGGCCAAGCGCTACAGAAGCCGATGCCCAGTTTGTTTCACTCACGTTTGCAACGAAACTTGGTGAATCGGCTCAACCAATCGGCCCTAGGCTGGGAAGCCATCCAGGAGTTGCGTTGTGTCCTTCCTGAATTTTCCCCTGTGCCCGATATTGTCGTGGTGCGGATCGATCGCTTGGGAAACGAGGATAGTCCGTTAGAGGGAGCGCCGGATTGGTTAATTGAAATTAGATCCCTGGGTCAGGGAACATTGGAATTGCAGCGTAAAATTCTAGCGTGTCTGCAACAGGGAACTGCTTTGGCATGGCTGATCGACTGGCACCAGCAGCAGGTTTGGGTGTGGGAGGGGGATAGTTTGCCGAAAGCCTATGAAGGTGGGGAAGTTCTACCGGTTTTGCCCGGTTTTCCTAGCCTGACGGTGGATCAGGTGTTGGCGTTTACCCAGGCTAAACTTTAA